CAAAATCCAGCTTCCTCTCCCatagctgtggaaaaaaatgtctgtgtgtatatgcTTCATAACTCTGGAGTGGCTTATGTGCAATGGTGGGGCGTGTTTCTAAGAACTTTGATAGAGGTTTTAGTTCCACTGAATTATGAGGAGCATTTGTGGTTTTACAGTAGCCCACTGGCAAATACAACTTGGAGAATACAATATACATATTGCAGAGCAAGACAATGACACTTCTAGCTCATAACTGCACTTAAGTTCTTTCAGCtggaagaaatttcttcatggtgCTCAAAAAACGTTACTACAGGGCAGTATGCATGTTGCAATACATCTTAAGCTAATAAAGATATTCAATACTTCATTGAACAGTTACGGAAAGAATATCACAGTATATTTACAAAATTCATTATGTTGGGAAGAGGGTCTTCTCATTAcctaaaataaattcagtaaaCTGTGagtataggaaaaaataatctcaagAGAAATATCCATGTAGAAGTTGGGAACACTAGACCTAGGGTTTCCCATAGACTAATTTGTCAGGAACAGAGTAGGTGAGTTGTTCTTCTGTTCTAGACTTGATGCACTCAAAGTTTCACAAGAAGCATAGTTGTCCCAAAGATCCTTTGTGCTATCCTAGGTATATCAGTGACAGCCAGGGTCAGTCAACGAGACATCACCGCACTACACCAACCCATTTTAGCCCACCTTTCCTCTGGCAGTATGGCTCATACGAAACAGCAGATCTTATATCACTGAAGGACTGTGGTGTGGGTACCTCTGTTAGATAAACGTGAATATTCCGTGAAATCTGGTCTTATAACAATACTGAAATTGCACCAAAGAAGCTGGAAATACCATATGAGGATTACTGGAGGCAAGGTCTTACTCGTAGAGTTGCTTTCGCAcatagatttttcatttttttaactttaggCATCTGAAAATGGGGGAGGGGGCTATATCAGCACAGCTATCTGAGATTGAAAGTATCTCTGCTTATGGAGTTCAGCTTCAAATTTTGTTATGGCTAAAATATGACAGAAATTCTTAAATTTGCATCTTCCAAAAATCAACAAAGCCTCTTGAGTAGATGAATTTTAAGTAAAGGTAGAACTGTTTACAACTTTTGTTCAAATGTTAAAGCAAAAGATGTTTGGCAAGTAGGGTGTTCTCAGTGACACTGTAACTATATGTATGCCTAACAATTTAGAGGCATTTTGCAAATACATTGacatatttcacagaaatgaacAGTGAGTGATGCATTCATATACTCTGGCCATCGAACATGAACTGCTTATCAGCAGCTAGGAAATTTCACAACAGATCCTCTCTGTTGTGAGCTCTGAGACCTGAGTATCAGGGGCAAATAAACCTATTTGCAGCAGCCATCTACAGCTATTTAAGTTCAAGTCATGAACTGCTTAACTGGTGAAGCAATCAAAGATACTGTCTCTGGGCTTACAGACGGGCTGTCAGCTGAATTCATATGGAGGCTTGATTCTGTGCCAGCAGAGCATGATCCTTTTAAATGAGGTCTGAAGGATACTGTAGAAGAATGGCGTGAAGAAAGTGTTGTCATTTTATAAATTACTGTTCTCTGGACTTGTTTGTACAGAGGTGTCTATCAATAATCAGTATTTCATCATGTTAATCAATATGATGATCACAATATGATCACAATTGATATTCAACCCTAACTGATAATCAGCTGTAACCATCATTAAAATTAGGACCCTGTTTTTAAAGTCAGAGGGCTGCTGGCCTCAACACCTTTGGAAATGAGACCAGTaaggaaaaatactgtgcaTTTTGCACCCTATTCTGTGTATTGTACAAAAGATACACAGAGATGAATAGTTTTGAGGGGAATTAGTTTCCTCTctaaatgcagaagaaaataaatgcgACGTGAACGAATTAGATCTCACagacattaaaatgttttactacTCAAATGCATGAAGATATCTAAACCTTATCCTCGTATGAATGGAACAACCTATTCCTTGCTTGTACAAATAGAATTGATTCCTTCCGACATATACAGATGAAGACGTTGGGATACCATTACCTTTTTAAACTGTACTCTACAACAATCTGCTTACCCAATGTTAAGCTTCATTGCAGCCTGTGGATCCTTTAATGGGTAGGTATAGCCCTACTTTTATACAGCTTGTCTGCAGGTagttttcatgctgttttaGCTGATACCAGTTTTATTCAGATGAAGTTAAATAGTAGAGCCCACTGGCTTAAAAACAATTATATATGAATAAAGTTGCTTATAATTCTTTATTTCCCCAAGTTTACAGGATTATGTTTTACTGCTTATAAATGCCATTGTATTAGTGCATTAGATGACTGTATAATTCTATAACTACATAGCTATATAGTATAAAATCACTCTAATGAAAATTACTGAATTAGTTTAAGACCACGCTGAGTGCAGGTtttgtggggaggaaggaaagaagagctCCATATATCTTGCACATGTTGAGGAAAGGCACAGAATCACAAAGCATCGGAAGCACTGAAAAAGTGTGAAAGTTCATGGTTTGATCCTGAGGTACTGCAGCACAGTTCTACATCCACATCacatacacagaaaacacattgtCTCCAGCTCTAACAGGTTTTAGATCTTGGATGTTATTAGCTGCTTTCTGCCTGTGATTGTGATATAACTGGAGAGGTGCAAAGAAGAAGTTAGTAGTAGTGTTGCAGAGAAGCAAGGTTAAAAGTGCTGGGAAAGATGGTATCTTTTTTTAGATCCACTAATAGCAGGGGAAAAGAAGACAGACCTTGAAACACAGAAGTCCTCCTTCAGCTGTGAAACTCTGAAATATCAGATTTGAAACtcagggagcagggggaagtCTCTCTGAATATATTTTATGCCCATCGTGAtctttggagagaaaaataaaagagtcTGTAGATCACATGGGAAAGTTATTAAAGGACTGTTAATAACATAAGACTAGGTGTATCAAAACCAAGCTAAACAATATACAAGATATAAATTACTAAACACATGAGTAGTTTcctgacatttttcaaatagttccccttcaaaaaaatattgtgGTGTCTCTTGGGGCTGCAGAGTCTTCTTCAGACATGAGAATGGAAGCAGTTCCAATGGGCGGTGAGAAAGTCAAGGCTATTGCAGAAAGTGCAACCCAGCATGAAGTTTAGGATTCTGGCTGGAATAAGGGGGACTTGGAAAGAAAACGAGTCTACAGGTGGCAGGAGAGTTGGAATAAGGCGTGATTGTCACAGTCCTCAGGACAAAGGGAAAGAACCAGCAACTTCAGCTGCAGGAGCAAAAGTTAAGACAGTAACAGATTCCTGAGGATTAAATAGGCCTCATTTAATACATCATGCTATTccaaaacctgttttttaataagaactttcagaaaggaaggaagggccatcaggcagagaaagaaatagagCATCTtaaactgctgatttttttcctaaggtgTGAAGAtgttctgtttttgtttgggtttgttttttttttgtaaggtgATATGTAACTTCCCATAAAACTGGTAGTGCTTTTATGCCAGACCAAGTGGAAAAATACTGTGGAGGATGGTTTGTTCACGAGTTATATATTCCAGTCATAGCCCTTACAATCTAgtaaaatgttgataacattTTCTGGAAAACCAACACAGTCATTGATGGCTTAACTATTTGTTGAACATTTATTGTGTATAGATAACCACAGTCAGTTCCCCCTGCAGTTTTTGCCGGAGTGATCATAtcttagtgtcctggtttcagctgggatagagttaatagTATAAGTGTAGGAATAAGACTGCTTTTTGCTAGCAAAAGTATGTTTTACTGCACATAATCAATGGAATGCCTAAAAACACCTATAGGATACTGTGTTTCTGGtgctattttcatgttttttccatACGGAAAAAAGGCTTGTGTGATTATGCTGTATATATGTGCTTGTTTGTCCTACTTAGCAACTTTTGAAGGTAAATCTGACCATGACACAGTAATCTAAGATTTATAAAATCCTAGAATCATCAAGAAAGTATGGGCAATGAGTAGAAGGGAAGGGCACCATGAGTCTCCTGGAGGGAAAGACAGCATATCAGCTCACTTCTAGACATCAGAAAATCTGCACAGAAAATTGCGCTCAAGACAAAAATCCATAGGAATCCAGAGTTCATTGGTTTCACtgttcacttatttttaattgctctaGTGCGTGAGGCTATACAGGAAGTTTTCTGTAGTCTCTATAAATACCCAGTCAAACAGACagtaatctctctctctcttcctcagaTGTCCACTGCGTGCCTTGGGTACATGCTCCTAATCAGCTTACGAGCTTTCCTTGACCTACGCTTCTCTTCCTAATGCTGATCTGACTATGGCTGTCCTCAAAGTAAAATTCACCAAAACTAAAAGGGACAAATTGGCTCAGATCTTATGGATCCTCAACTGGGTCTCTGTAGTGAGTGGGGTCATTCTCTTCAGTCTTGGCCTCTTTCTGAAAATAGAGATCAAGAAGCGCAATGAAGTGATGGCAAAAGGGGGCGTTAACTCTGTCCCCAACATGCTGATCTCTGTAGGAGTCATAGCATGTATCATCAACTTTCTGGGTGGCAAAATCTGCTATGACTGCTCAGATGCCAACAAGTGCTCTCGATGGAAACTGGTTATGCTCCCATACATCGTATGTACCTTCTGTTTTACCTTCTCCATCCTGGTGGGTGCTCTCATGTGCTATACCATGAGGAACGAACTGGAAGAGTCTCTCTATCTGGGATTGAGGGATGCTATTAAGTTCTATAAGGACACAGACATACCTGGACGAtgtttcttaaagaaaacagtggATATGTTACAAATTGGATTCCAATGCTGTGGAAACAATGGCTTTAGAGACTGGTTTGAAATTCAGTGGGTATCTCTTCGTTACCTGAATATGGCTTCCAAGGAAGTTCTGGAGTAAGTATTTACTAGTCATACAAAAAAATCTAGGAAAAAACCTCATTCAAGAAGAATTTCTATTGAACAGAAAGTAAGTAACAGTAGTGTGAAAAGATCTTGAGATGCTTTGACATTAAAGAGAGTATGGCAAAACTGCTTATTCGCTGCCATCAGCCAAAAATTCTggcagtgtttttcttccttattaaAACACCATCTTCCGGCTAGAAGACTTCTCTCAAAGATTATTCTAAACAACTCTGGTAATGGGTCTAACTCAAGAAGAGCTAACATTTCTTCAGTCATAGGCATGTTCACAAATACACTCGTAGCTTAACTAACGTAGTAACCTTTAGCGGATAATAGTGGGAATAACACTTTGTCTAGACAACATGCTCCctctcaaaacaaaaacacccaagTACTCAAGCCAAAAATCATCATTCTGTTTACATTTAATCATTCTGGGCTTCTGTCATATACCTCACAAGGCCAAGTAGATACTCATGTCTGCCAGACCTTTGTCTCAATCAAAAAACTGTAGAATGACCACGTTACTCAGAAAATAAACTAACTACACGCACAATCAAAGTTGCCTTTTGCTAACTTTTTAGGGATACTAAGCAAAGCAAAGATgtagctttccttttttaatgtgtgAATTAGCTACCTCAAAATTTCAGTTATAGTGAGCtgatgatggaaagaaaaaaggatggtACTATCAATACATTGCACAGTCAATCCTAAACACTGAAAGATCTTTCTCCTTCAAGATACTAAACTTAGAAAATCCAGGTTCAAATCTATATGTTCACACGTGAGAAACTGCCAACACCATGTACACTGCATAAAAAGGGAGGAGACAAACCCTTGAAATTTGGCGGGGccggtggtggtgggggggcgGTGTTGGTGCTTCACATGACATAGCAATTGTGAAGTTATATGCTCAAAAAGAGGAGTCTGGTAACTCTTACAGACAATAGAAAAGGTAACaataagaatgttttaaaagtagACAATCCAATATGTAATAAttcttttaaagctgaaaaaaagtcttcactGATGAGAGCAAAGTAGCTATATATTCCTGGGAAGGACAAACACAAAAAGCTTGACTGGTATTGTcaaatgttctgttttgttgtaCTCAAAAAATCAGTAACAATAAAGCCTCATGAAGGAAGGCCAAAGATgttattttcacaaaacttgCAACTTGAAACTGCCATTATAGCAAAGCATATATACAGAGCTGCAAATATACCAGAGGACAGGACGTAGGAGAAACAGCCAAGAGGACGTCAGCATGTGTAAGGCAGTTGGCTGTGGAAATAAAGCAAGCTTTAGAACAAGTGCTCTCGAGAGAGAAGGTGGAAAGCAACAGTGGCACAAAGCAGACTGACGCAAGAGGTGTTTTAAATCCTGGTTCTACACTGAAAAGTGACATGACAACAGAGATAGTCCACAGGAACTTAAGAGTAGTGTCTTACTGTGAggacaaaagtaaaataaactgccttttatttctgtgagtCATGCAGAAACAGTAATGTTTTACCCAGGGTCTTAGCTAAGCTCCGTTTTATTCTGCAGGGTCACCTGGGCTCTGCCATTATTTTGACAATACACTGTCAGTTAATTTTTGCCCCAGGTAGGCAGAAGATACCAGTGAAAAGTGTGTGAAGGAAGTAATTACACTGCAGAATTTCTTTTACTGTATAAGTTGGATAATTCCATCTTGATTGCTAGAATCCAAATTGGTGCTATATAAGCAAATTATACTATGATTTCCAAAAATCTGGTAGTGAAACATTTGGTATGAAATCGTTAGAAGCAAAGTCCAGCTGGTAATGTTCAGAGAGGATGGAGAacaaactaaatatttttcttggtttcaTTTTGTACCGTATGTCAATTAGTACTTGGTAGATTAAAAGGCAAAGTAGTTGAGAACTGACATACTGTCAACTCATATGTAatcttttcaaaactgaacttttcaccttctttcataatcctcttccctcccttctcttctATATCTCCATTGCCAGCACCACACTGtgacaagaaaaggaaagaatcaaCGGGAACAGTAGGAGGATGAGGCAGGTTACAGCAGTACAATCCTATCATTGCTTTGGTTGggtaaaaataatcttttcataGTCTCAAAAGCAAGTTTTGCTTTACAATACCACAGCAACTTTGAACTGCAGCAACAAATAGCAGTGAATGTCTCACTCCCTCGGCTCTGTTACCGAGGTCTTCCCTTCTAACAGTACCAAGATAACACCATTCTTTAATTTGCTGCTAGAGGAAACACGATGGCAGGGGGACATAACCCAAGTCTTCAAACTGCTATTGTTGGCAGTAGAAAGATTCCTCTTTATAACATGTGgcaggaagaaacaaaataattaaattgatGCTTGGGatcaaaagaaaagcttaagaCCTGGTTTAAGAGATTGTATTTTAACCATTTTAGATGCTGTACTATGTTTGGGTCATGTCACTGAAATACACAGGGCATTTTGCTAGCCCAGGTAGAAGCTTCCCTTTCACAACGTGCTgaccttcctctcctccctctgtgaggtttcttttcttctcccgCATTTGAGCCTTCCATTTTGTACCTCTCTGGCTCCCTTCCTTGTTTCCCTCCCAGCAAGTGATTTTGCCTATGCCAGTTACACTGCCTGCACACTTAAGTCGAGTTTCAGTGGATTACTTTGGTTCTTTTGCATTGGTTTCGGTCCATTGTCATTACCAGGAATACGGTGGCCACAAAGTGAAGAGCTAGACTTTAAAATGGAGAGGAATTAATGCCTAACCCACTCCTAGGTGGGAAATGGCAGATGAACTTCCTGACAATACTGAGCTTCCTAGCAGCTtatgtttcttttgaaagataCATTTAGTCCCAAAATGCCAGAAGAACACTGGAGCACAGagtttctgcttcttctgttCACCTGATGAGCTTCTTGTGATGACTTCCTTCCCTTTAATTTAGATCCTCTGTAGATTTGTAAACATTAATAAATGAGGATAAGTTTTGGAAACTAGTAAAAATTCTACTATAAGCAAATGGTGAAAGCTGGATATCTAAGAGAAAGTTGTCTTTCATGTATTCTGGCTTCCTAACAAAGGCTAAAGGGCACGGGCTTCATTAAAATAAGCCATGTTTCTCAACTGTGGGGCTGTCTCAGGAAATAAGGCTTTTGCAATGAGCATGAAAATAGACACATGCTTAGAGGCTACTTCCCCAAGTGTGAGAGCATCTCTCAACTTCTTATATAGTCTCCAGTTTCTGGAAAATCTATGTCTCTGCAGAGCCTGCTTAGAAACAGAAGTCCTCACAAGCACACACTAACTGAAGAGCAGGTGATACAAGGAAAATGGATGTCAAGGATTCATTTAACTGTTCCAGAAACTTGATTAATCTGGGATTGTGTTCTCTTTCcattcaatgatttttttttctccctcctatttctttatctttcttcttttcccacttgtttttctcctgatCTTATAGGGGATGgaaaggaataatttttagCAATAAATACAAACAGTTTCAAAAGTTACAAAAAGTATAGTTACAAGAAGTAGAAACTCCCTTGTGAATTAGTCTCAAAACATGTGCCAAACCAGCCATTGCACATGGGTACAATGATGAAATGCTAGCAGTTTCCAGTGGTTCCTGTGGCATGCAAAGTTGTTCTTGTATTAGGTTCTCTCTTAAGGAATGCTTGCATTGAAAAATCAATCCAAAAGTAGTGAAACACAGGATTTCTAGGGCCACAACTTCCATT
The Pelecanus crispus isolate bPelCri1 chromosome 6, bPelCri1.pri, whole genome shotgun sequence DNA segment above includes these coding regions:
- the LOC104026443 gene encoding photoreceptor outer segment membrane glycoprotein 2, producing MAVLKVKFTKTKRDKLAQILWILNWVSVVSGVILFSLGLFLKIEIKKRNEVMAKGGVNSVPNMLISVGVIACIINFLGGKICYDCSDANKCSRWKLVMLPYIVCTFCFTFSILVGALMCYTMRNELEESLYLGLRDAIKFYKDTDIPGRCFLKKTVDMLQIGFQCCGNNGFRDWFEIQWVSLRYLNMASKEVLDRLKSNVDGKFVVDGVPFSCCNPSSPRPCIQYQLTNNSAHYNYDFLTEELNIWVKGCREALLDYYTAIMRSIGITALLIWLFELSVLIGVRYLQTAMKNVLLLGDLEGESDGWLLENSFVETAKYNISIIKNLGKANQISTISGMNDPNIDVQNTNCGKTNVTTKSIPAAS